The following coding sequences are from one Paenibacillus sp. JDR-2 window:
- a CDS encoding efflux RND transporter permease subunit — protein MNKLTEWSFRNKAAVILIVVMALTVGVISYLKLPMEFLPEADNPQVMVTVIGPGMDAKSMEQQVTSPLEEAVMFTKGKTDMFSTSGNGYAQVNVNFDSNTNMKEAKAEIERSVDQVQLPQGVMKPFVVQFNTSMIPISWIVVTFDEGLSEQEKDAKIKLVNTELQKSEGAGQISVNGKSTPSIHITPDTDKLAQKGLPVQSLLSVLQGRGVSASIGERNVDGAAGNINVYDEVTSIDTLRDLPVAPGVKLSEVATVEQAKEQESISRMNGKDAILFTVSKSANANAVTTGKNVEKTVEHLNKDVKGVEAVVLLSTAESVTHSVNSMLREVLMGALFATIIILLFMRNLRATLVTIVSIPLSLGITLYLLDLSGVTLNIITLGGVAVAVGRLVDDSIVVIENIYRRLQKEPFSVTVITDATKEVATAITSSTLVTVAVFLPMGLLRGSLQAFLLPFALTVAYSLLSSLLVALTVVPLLSAILLRGTKEKPHKGSEKFASFIRWNLQHKWVTLLIALILFLGSIASYAMMPKGALDSSSAENLNISLQYPSDTPSEKVEQGGAQLENFLKDDKNVEWVIMQLGNSSENAQYGSVSSPTLVTYMVDLKKGVDAEVFMEEVKKQKTNFSDAELSVNATDLMMGGGGSQVFVDVTGDDPEKLTQTADQLIAAIKPIKGVLKVQSNQEEKKPVYTFQVDPEKAKGQEISMQLQSILNPVPVGSIKVDGRDTSVVVQPVVNPDTEAALKDLTIATESGVVPVSSVAKLVRTEEPSLYYHKEGKVYVRITADADPQKLSVVGTDIKKAADKLNLPDGVELKVGGASADQSSDFADIGMTALISIGIVYLIMVLTFKTLRAPLAIMFSLPLAAIGAVVGLLISGVTPDFTAMFGALMLIGIVVTNAIVLIDRVKQNEETMSIRDALVEAATTRMRPIIMTAVATISAMLPLVFGSSESGSIVSQSLAIVVIGGLAAATLLTLIVVPCMYELLFFRASRKQRRAKAQAAKTVTAV, from the coding sequence ATGAATAAGTTAACCGAATGGTCGTTCCGTAATAAGGCGGCCGTTATCCTGATCGTCGTTATGGCATTGACGGTTGGGGTCATCAGTTATTTGAAGCTGCCAATGGAGTTCCTGCCGGAAGCGGATAACCCGCAAGTCATGGTGACCGTAATCGGGCCTGGCATGGACGCCAAATCGATGGAGCAGCAAGTGACGAGCCCGCTCGAAGAAGCGGTTATGTTCACGAAAGGCAAGACCGATATGTTCTCGACTTCGGGGAACGGTTACGCCCAGGTTAACGTAAATTTCGATTCCAATACGAATATGAAGGAAGCAAAAGCCGAAATCGAACGTTCGGTAGATCAGGTCCAGCTTCCGCAAGGCGTCATGAAGCCTTTTGTTGTCCAGTTTAATACGTCGATGATTCCGATCTCCTGGATCGTTGTTACGTTTGACGAAGGTCTTAGCGAGCAGGAGAAGGACGCGAAGATCAAGCTGGTCAATACGGAATTGCAAAAATCCGAAGGAGCGGGTCAGATCAGCGTAAACGGCAAGTCGACGCCATCGATCCACATTACTCCCGATACGGATAAGCTGGCGCAAAAAGGACTTCCGGTTCAATCCCTGCTAAGCGTGCTGCAAGGACGCGGCGTATCCGCTTCGATCGGCGAACGCAATGTAGACGGCGCTGCCGGCAACATTAATGTTTATGACGAGGTAACAAGCATCGATACGCTTCGCGATCTTCCGGTTGCCCCTGGCGTGAAGCTGTCTGAAGTTGCAACGGTCGAGCAAGCGAAAGAACAAGAGAGCATCAGCCGGATGAACGGCAAGGACGCGATTTTGTTCACCGTATCGAAGTCTGCGAATGCAAACGCCGTAACAACGGGCAAAAACGTTGAGAAAACGGTTGAACATTTGAACAAGGATGTAAAAGGCGTTGAAGCGGTTGTTCTGCTCAGTACGGCCGAATCGGTTACTCACTCGGTAAACAGCATGCTTCGCGAAGTGCTGATGGGTGCATTGTTTGCAACGATTATCATTCTGCTCTTCATGCGTAATTTGCGCGCAACGCTGGTTACGATCGTGTCCATTCCGTTGTCGCTTGGCATCACGCTGTACCTGCTTGATCTGTCCGGCGTAACCCTTAATATCATAACGCTTGGCGGTGTGGCTGTAGCGGTCGGGCGTCTCGTTGACGACAGTATCGTTGTTATCGAGAACATCTACCGCAGGCTGCAAAAGGAGCCGTTCTCGGTTACCGTTATTACCGATGCAACAAAAGAAGTCGCAACAGCGATTACCTCTTCGACACTGGTTACCGTAGCGGTATTCCTGCCAATGGGGCTGCTCCGAGGCTCTCTTCAGGCTTTCCTGCTGCCATTCGCGTTAACTGTAGCGTATTCTCTCTTGTCCTCGCTGCTGGTTGCTTTAACGGTCGTGCCGCTGCTTAGCGCGATTCTGCTTCGCGGAACGAAGGAAAAGCCGCATAAAGGCTCGGAGAAATTCGCATCGTTTATCCGTTGGAATCTGCAGCACAAATGGGTAACGCTGCTTATCGCCTTAATTCTGTTCTTAGGCTCTATTGCCTCTTACGCGATGATGCCGAAGGGTGCGCTTGATTCCTCCAGTGCGGAGAACCTGAACATTTCCCTGCAGTATCCGAGCGATACGCCTTCCGAGAAGGTTGAGCAGGGCGGCGCGCAGCTGGAGAACTTCCTGAAGGACGACAAGAACGTTGAATGGGTCATTATGCAGCTGGGCAACAGCTCTGAAAATGCGCAATACGGTTCGGTATCCTCGCCGACGCTTGTTACGTATATGGTTGATCTGAAAAAAGGCGTAGACGCCGAGGTATTCATGGAGGAAGTGAAGAAGCAAAAAACGAACTTCAGCGATGCCGAGCTGTCCGTAAATGCAACGGATCTGATGATGGGCGGCGGAGGTTCGCAAGTCTTCGTTGACGTCACGGGCGACGATCCGGAGAAGCTGACTCAAACAGCGGATCAACTGATTGCCGCAATCAAACCGATTAAAGGCGTGCTCAAAGTACAAAGCAACCAGGAAGAGAAAAAGCCGGTCTATACGTTCCAGGTGGACCCGGAAAAAGCAAAAGGCCAGGAAATTTCGATGCAGCTGCAAAGCATTCTGAATCCGGTACCGGTAGGCAGCATCAAGGTAGACGGACGCGACACATCTGTCGTCGTGCAGCCGGTTGTTAATCCGGATACCGAAGCGGCGCTTAAGGATCTGACAATTGCAACGGAATCCGGCGTGGTTCCGGTGTCAAGCGTGGCGAAGCTGGTACGTACGGAAGAACCAAGCTTGTATTACCACAAAGAAGGCAAGGTTTATGTTCGGATTACGGCTGATGCAGATCCGCAGAAGCTCTCGGTTGTAGGTACGGATATTAAAAAAGCGGCAGATAAGCTGAATCTCCCGGATGGGGTTGAACTGAAGGTTGGCGGCGCATCGGCAGACCAGTCGAGCGATTTTGCGGACATTGGCATGACCGCGCTGATCTCAATCGGCATCGTGTACTTGATTATGGTGCTTACCTTCAAGACTTTGCGTGCTCCGCTCGCCATTATGTTCTCCCTGCCGCTTGCGGCGATCGGCGCAGTGGTAGGTCTGTTGATCTCCGGTGTTACGCCTGACTTTACGGCAATGTTTGGCGCATTGATGCTGATAGGCATCGTTGTGACGAATGCAATCGTTCTGATCGACCGCGTGAAGCAAAACGAAGAAACGATGTCGATCCGCGATGCGCTGGTTGAAGCCGCAACAACCCGGATGCGTCCAATCATTATGACGGCTGTTGCCACGATTAGCGCTATGCTGCCTCTCGTATTCGGGTCGAGCGAATCGGGCAGTATCGTTTCGCAGAGCCTAGCGATCGTCGTAATCGGCGGTCTGGCCGCGGCGACGCTTCTGACGCTGATCGTTGTTCCTTGCATGTACGAATTGCTGTTCTTCCGCGCTTCCCGCAAGCAGCGCCGTGCTAAAGCACAAGCTGCCAAAACGGTTACAGCGGTCTAA
- a CDS encoding ABC transporter ATP-binding protein translates to MSIHSLLIKEVFLLTKSAEKPAIAVSRIVRKFGDRKVLDDITLTVPRGELFGLLGPSGSGKTTLIKLITGIDLADAGQVELFGEPMPQLKMLQTFGYMAQSDALYQELTGKENMAFYGSLYGLSGKALASRIQSAAALVNLTEHLDKTVTAYSGGMKRRLSLAIALLHEPQLLVLDEPTVGIDPVLRQAIWNELRALTQQGVTIIVTTHVMDEAEKCDRLGLIRDGKLIALDTPEAIIKQAGVHTIEEAFITLGSRKEEQA, encoded by the coding sequence ATGAGTATTCACTCACTTTTAATCAAAGAGGTGTTTCTATTGACGAAATCAGCGGAAAAGCCTGCTATTGCCGTCTCACGAATCGTGAGAAAGTTCGGGGATCGAAAGGTATTGGATGATATTACGCTCACCGTTCCACGCGGGGAGCTGTTCGGACTTCTTGGTCCGTCAGGCTCCGGGAAAACAACGCTTATCAAGCTCATAACCGGCATTGACCTCGCCGACGCCGGACAGGTCGAATTGTTCGGAGAGCCGATGCCCCAGCTCAAGATGCTTCAGACCTTCGGCTATATGGCGCAGTCCGATGCTCTCTATCAGGAGCTGACCGGCAAAGAAAACATGGCCTTTTACGGCTCCCTCTACGGGCTTTCCGGCAAAGCTCTCGCTTCCCGGATCCAATCCGCTGCCGCGTTGGTGAATTTAACCGAACATCTGGATAAAACGGTAACCGCTTATTCCGGCGGCATGAAACGCCGCTTGTCTCTTGCCATTGCTCTGCTGCATGAGCCTCAGCTTCTAGTGCTAGACGAACCGACGGTTGGTATCGATCCCGTTCTCCGTCAAGCGATCTGGAATGAGCTGCGTGCCCTGACGCAGCAAGGCGTAACGATTATCGTCACCACTCACGTAATGGACGAAGCCGAGAAATGCGACCGCTTGGGACTCATCCGCGACGGTAAATTAATTGCGCTGGACACTCCCGAAGCTATTATCAAGCAAGCAGGAGTCCATACGATCGAAGAAGCGTTTATCACCCTTGGAAGCCGGAAGGAGGAACAAGCATGA
- a CDS encoding ABC transporter permease, giving the protein MRIRALVVRIMRQFVRDKRTLALLFLAPLLILGLTKLVFDGRTVSPEIGLTGPAGAFAEKLEEQNASITVFDSVSEAEEALKNGKLDALIQIKEGKPDITLEGSDPSVSRSTQLVMQKALQSNVQELAPTVHYLYGGPDMASFDSFGPVLIGFFSFFFVFLLAGVSFLRERTSGTLERLLATPIRRSEIVLGYLAGFGIFTLLQASLIAWFSVQVLGMSMAGHIVNMLLINLLLSLTALTLGTLLSSFASSEFQIIQFIPIIIVPQAFFSGLFNLDAMNPILQKLSYIMPLYYGADAMRGIMIRGEGIADIQLDIYVLAGLSILFALLNVAALKKHRRM; this is encoded by the coding sequence ATGAGAATACGTGCGCTGGTCGTGCGCATTATGCGCCAGTTCGTCAGAGACAAACGGACTTTGGCTTTGTTATTCCTCGCCCCTCTTCTCATTCTCGGCTTAACAAAGCTTGTATTCGACGGCCGAACCGTATCGCCCGAAATCGGATTGACCGGCCCGGCTGGCGCGTTTGCCGAGAAACTTGAAGAGCAGAATGCCAGCATTACCGTTTTTGATTCCGTTAGCGAGGCGGAAGAGGCCTTGAAGAACGGGAAGCTGGATGCACTCATTCAGATCAAAGAAGGCAAACCGGATATTACGCTGGAAGGCAGCGATCCTTCGGTAAGCCGCAGCACGCAGCTTGTCATGCAGAAAGCTCTGCAGAGCAATGTTCAGGAGCTTGCTCCTACGGTTCACTATCTGTACGGCGGGCCTGATATGGCCTCCTTCGATTCATTTGGTCCCGTACTCATCGGCTTCTTTTCTTTCTTCTTTGTCTTCCTGCTCGCGGGAGTATCCTTCCTGCGCGAACGCACTAGCGGCACGTTGGAAAGACTGCTGGCGACACCAATCCGCAGATCCGAGATTGTACTGGGCTACCTAGCGGGGTTTGGCATTTTCACGCTGCTCCAGGCTTCCCTGATCGCTTGGTTCTCCGTTCAAGTGCTTGGCATGTCGATGGCCGGACACATCGTCAATATGCTGCTGATTAATCTGCTGCTGTCTCTAACGGCATTAACGCTTGGCACCTTGCTCTCCTCGTTTGCGAGCAGTGAATTCCAAATCATTCAGTTCATTCCGATCATTATCGTGCCTCAAGCATTCTTCTCCGGTTTATTTAATCTGGATGCCATGAATCCGATCTTGCAGAAGCTCAGCTACATCATGCCTCTGTACTACGGGGCGGATGCCATGCGGGGTATTATGATCCGCGGGGAAGGCATTGCCGATATCCAGCTCGATATTTACGTGCTAGCCGGCTTGTCGATCCTGTTCGCCCTTCTCAACGTTGCGGCATTAAAGAAGCACCGCCGGATGTAG
- a CDS encoding TetR/AcrR family transcriptional regulator has protein sequence MSEPIEEWLDELNKLGDEKSMTDKQLKIVKAASEIFAEKGFSGSSTSEIAQRAGVAEGTIFRHYKTKKELLVSIVAPVMAKLVAPFVMREFYKVLDSKYDSYDQMLRAILENRLAFLEKHLNVLKILIQEIPFHPELQEQFEKLILAKVFEKVTPNIRRFQEEGSLVNWSPYTIIRLTVSSLMGYAAIRMIYGKREGSSWDDEQEREATIAFIMKGLTP, from the coding sequence ATGAGCGAGCCGATTGAGGAATGGCTGGATGAGCTGAATAAGCTTGGCGATGAGAAATCGATGACCGATAAGCAGCTGAAAATCGTCAAGGCTGCCTCCGAAATATTTGCGGAGAAGGGCTTTTCCGGATCATCCACGAGCGAAATCGCACAACGTGCGGGTGTGGCGGAGGGTACCATTTTCCGGCATTACAAAACAAAAAAAGAATTGCTTGTCTCCATCGTGGCACCGGTGATGGCAAAGCTTGTCGCGCCTTTTGTGATGAGGGAGTTCTATAAAGTACTGGACAGCAAATACGACAGCTACGACCAGATGCTTCGCGCGATACTCGAGAACAGGCTGGCGTTCCTCGAGAAGCATTTAAACGTGCTAAAAATATTAATCCAGGAGATTCCGTTCCATCCGGAGCTGCAGGAGCAATTCGAGAAGCTGATTCTCGCGAAGGTGTTCGAGAAGGTCACGCCAAATATCCGAAGATTCCAGGAAGAAGGAAGCCTTGTAAACTGGTCGCCTTATACGATTATTAGACTTACAGTCTCCTCCCTCATGGGTTATGCCGCCATACGAATGATTTACGGCAAACGGGAAGGCAGCAGCTGGGATGATGAACAGGAACGGGAAGCGACCATCGCTTTTATTATGAAAGGGTTAACCCCCTAA
- a CDS encoding YitT family protein — translation MGILSWRRWAAIILGSLLISVGINFFLVPLMILDGGLIGIALIVNYLLHIQVGLTMLLCSIPIFALVWFQSRSMIYQSLNGLLLSSYVIDLLSPYRFHFLYYIEWTPFTRAVLGGFCIGTGLGIMLRNGTSTGGTDLLAHFLSRYVPLNVGVIIFLTDFIIIGTGAVLLPEDTFLLSLITVAAGGVATSLCTWNLPHNHQFKHH, via the coding sequence ATGGGGATACTGTCATGGCGCAGGTGGGCGGCCATCATATTGGGGAGCCTGCTGATATCGGTCGGGATTAATTTTTTTCTTGTACCTTTGATGATTTTGGACGGAGGGCTTATTGGAATCGCCCTCATTGTCAATTATCTGCTTCACATTCAAGTAGGGCTGACCATGCTGCTATGCAGTATCCCGATTTTTGCCCTGGTCTGGTTTCAAAGCCGGAGTATGATCTACCAGAGCCTGAACGGCCTGCTGTTATCCAGCTATGTCATCGATTTGCTTAGCCCCTACCGGTTCCACTTTCTCTATTACATTGAATGGACTCCGTTTACGCGGGCGGTGCTTGGCGGTTTTTGCATTGGGACAGGCCTTGGAATCATGCTAAGGAACGGTACTTCTACCGGAGGGACGGATCTGCTGGCTCATTTTCTGTCCCGGTATGTTCCGTTAAACGTTGGAGTTATTATTTTTTTAACGGATTTTATCATTATCGGAACGGGGGCCGTTCTGCTTCCGGAAGATACGTTTCTGCTATCCCTCATAACGGTTGCGGCAGGGGGAGTGGCGACTAGTCTCTGCACGTGGAATTTACCGCATAATCATCAATTCAAGCATCATTAA
- a CDS encoding tetracycline resistance MFS efflux pump: protein MRDKRLLIVMAILMTTFIGFGIIIPVMPEMIKAVSPGNAEHHTGLMLALYSAVSFILSPYWGGLSDRIGRRPIIIIGVTGFAISFFLFGLSSDNLTMMYLSRILGGLFSGAVTSVIVAYVADITPPEQRTKGMGLVGMSIGFGFTIGPGVGGLLSQVSLEAPFYAASIMALITLFFAITKLKESLPPEKRRAAGEKRESRWSAFTGPLKFLYVLAFFVTFTLAGMEATLQFFGIQRFDVTPVQVGMLFFVCGFVGALVQGGVVRRRIKRGQEPQYIALGLIISAVGFFLLLAAHSLWWATLSLAVFGIGNSLIRPCVTSLITQKTQVGQGVASGLSSSMDSLGRILGPLVGSFLFTLDLRLPYVSGGILCLLALILLVQFRRMDSTAGSTAAQE, encoded by the coding sequence ATGCGAGATAAACGACTTCTTATAGTAATGGCTATTCTAATGACCACCTTCATCGGGTTTGGGATTATTATTCCTGTTATGCCTGAAATGATTAAAGCGGTCAGCCCGGGTAACGCTGAGCATCATACGGGTTTAATGCTTGCGCTCTACTCAGCCGTATCGTTCATACTCTCTCCATATTGGGGAGGCTTATCCGACCGGATCGGCCGGAGGCCGATTATTATCATTGGCGTGACCGGTTTCGCGATCAGCTTTTTCTTATTTGGCTTATCCTCCGACAACTTGACGATGATGTATCTTTCCCGTATTCTCGGGGGCTTGTTCTCCGGAGCGGTCACATCGGTTATTGTTGCTTACGTAGCGGATATTACACCGCCTGAGCAGCGTACAAAAGGTATGGGGCTTGTCGGGATGTCGATTGGCTTCGGCTTCACGATTGGTCCGGGCGTAGGCGGTCTGCTCAGCCAGGTTTCGCTCGAAGCTCCTTTTTACGCGGCATCGATAATGGCGTTAATTACTTTGTTCTTTGCAATAACCAAGCTGAAGGAATCGCTGCCGCCCGAGAAACGAAGAGCCGCAGGCGAGAAGCGGGAATCTCGCTGGTCGGCTTTTACCGGACCGCTTAAGTTTCTGTATGTTCTTGCGTTCTTCGTTACGTTTACGCTCGCCGGCATGGAAGCAACGCTGCAGTTCTTCGGCATTCAGCGCTTTGACGTAACGCCGGTGCAGGTAGGCATGTTGTTCTTCGTATGCGGCTTTGTTGGAGCACTTGTGCAAGGCGGTGTTGTGCGGCGCAGAATCAAGCGGGGACAGGAGCCGCAGTACATTGCGCTTGGCCTGATTATTTCGGCGGTTGGCTTCTTCCTGCTGCTGGCAGCCCATTCCTTATGGTGGGCTACGTTGTCGCTTGCCGTATTTGGCATTGGCAACTCGCTGATCCGTCCGTGCGTAACCTCGTTAATTACTCAGAAGACGCAGGTGGGCCAAGGCGTTGCCTCCGGTCTCAGTTCTTCGATGGACAGCCTGGGACGTATTCTTGGGCCGCTTGTTGGTTCGTTCTTGTTTACACTCGATTTACGCCTTCCATACGTTTCTGGCGGCATTCTGTGTCTCTTGGCATTGATCCTGCTTGTACAATTCCGTAGAATGGACAGCACAGCTGGTTCAACGGCAGCACAGGAATAA
- a CDS encoding aminotransferase class I/II-fold pyridoxal phosphate-dependent enzyme, whose translation MDHNNTPLFSALRRHADNDPVQFHIPGHKKGLGSDTEFREFIGDNALSIDLINIAPLDDLHQPTGVIEEAQKLAADAFGADYTYFSVQGTSGAIITMILTVCSPGDKIIVPRNIHKSVMAAIIFAGARPVFISPARDSNLGIDHGITTRSVKRALDRHPDAKAVLVINPTYFGICANLKEIVDLVHSYDIPVLVDEAHGVLIHFHEKLPMSAMQAGADMAATSVHKLGGSMTQSSVLNVRKGRINPFRIQTILSMLTTTSTSYILLASLDTSRRNLAINGHEIAERAIELAQSAREQINQIPGLYCFGEDILGDEATYDYDPTKVTVHVRHLGVTGYEVENWLRDNYNVEIEMSDMYNILCLVTPGDTSESIDKLLQALRGLSETYHEGAEARELVVKIPDIPQLSLTPRDAFYGETEIVPFKESAGRIIAEFIYVYPPGIPILLPGEVISQKNIDYIVDHVEVGLPVKGPEDRSIQFVKVIVEENAIF comes from the coding sequence ATGGATCATAACAACACCCCGCTCTTCAGCGCACTCCGCCGCCATGCGGATAACGACCCGGTACAATTTCATATTCCGGGGCATAAGAAAGGTCTCGGCAGCGATACTGAGTTTCGCGAATTTATCGGCGACAACGCCTTGTCGATCGATCTTATAAATATAGCTCCGCTTGATGACTTGCATCAGCCAACCGGCGTTATTGAAGAAGCGCAAAAACTTGCGGCGGATGCGTTTGGCGCGGATTACACGTATTTCTCCGTTCAAGGCACAAGCGGCGCGATTATTACGATGATTCTGACCGTCTGCAGCCCGGGCGACAAAATTATCGTACCGCGCAACATTCATAAGTCGGTTATGGCTGCTATCATTTTCGCCGGCGCACGTCCGGTATTTATCTCGCCCGCGCGCGATTCGAATCTCGGGATCGACCACGGTATTACGACTCGCTCGGTGAAACGCGCGCTTGACCGTCATCCGGATGCCAAAGCCGTGCTGGTTATTAACCCGACTTACTTCGGCATTTGCGCGAATCTGAAGGAAATCGTCGATCTTGTCCACAGCTACGACATTCCGGTTCTTGTTGACGAAGCCCATGGCGTACTTATCCATTTCCATGAGAAGCTTCCGATGTCCGCTATGCAGGCCGGTGCCGATATGGCAGCTACAAGCGTACATAAGCTAGGCGGCTCCATGACGCAAAGCTCGGTTCTGAACGTACGCAAAGGACGGATCAATCCGTTCCGCATCCAGACGATTCTGAGTATGCTGACGACAACCTCGACATCCTATATTTTGCTCGCATCGCTGGACACTTCCCGCCGCAATCTTGCGATTAACGGCCATGAAATTGCAGAGCGCGCGATTGAACTTGCCCAATCTGCCCGTGAACAGATTAATCAGATCCCTGGACTTTATTGCTTTGGCGAAGATATTTTGGGCGATGAAGCAACCTACGATTACGATCCAACCAAAGTTACGGTCCATGTCCGCCATCTTGGCGTAACCGGCTACGAGGTTGAGAACTGGCTCCGCGATAACTACAACGTAGAAATCGAGATGAGCGACATGTATAACATTCTTTGCCTCGTGACGCCTGGAGATACCTCCGAATCGATCGATAAGTTACTGCAAGCGCTTCGCGGCTTGTCCGAAACGTACCATGAAGGAGCGGAAGCACGCGAGCTTGTCGTAAAAATTCCGGATATCCCTCAGCTTTCCCTGACGCCGCGCGATGCTTTCTACGGCGAGACGGAGATTGTACCGTTCAAGGAATCCGCAGGACGGATTATCGCCGAATTTATTTACGTCTATCCGCCGGGCATTCCGATCTTGCTGCCAGGTGAAGTTATCTCGCAGAAGAACATCGACTATATCGTTGATCATGTTGAGGTTGGCCTGCCTGTCAAAGGGCCGGAGGATCGCAGCATTCAGTTCGTTAAAGTCATTGTGGAAGAAAACGCGATCTTCTAA
- a CDS encoding DUF1885 family protein has protein sequence MSQSAFIKLVQGSAVSELLLEGLKEKLIHYREQTALTGTQLDWDYANAAFPYTIESKQDDRWFYLQGTNPGYKYIVFGNGSEGPSTIQIVLPDGSTHGDKAKANELCKYLAKQLLAELTMFNGRTIYYNPRK, from the coding sequence ATGAGTCAAAGCGCATTTATTAAGCTTGTTCAAGGATCTGCCGTTAGTGAACTTCTGCTAGAAGGACTGAAGGAAAAGCTTATCCATTACCGGGAGCAGACCGCTTTAACCGGAACGCAGCTTGACTGGGATTATGCAAACGCGGCTTTTCCGTATACGATCGAATCGAAACAGGATGACCGATGGTTTTACTTGCAAGGCACCAATCCCGGGTACAAATATATAGTGTTTGGCAATGGATCAGAGGGTCCTTCCACGATTCAAATAGTCCTTCCCGACGGGTCCACACACGGAGACAAAGCCAAAGCTAACGAGCTGTGCAAGTATTTAGCCAAACAGCTGCTTGCCGAGCTTACGATGTTTAACGGCCGCACGATTTATTATAATCCGCGTAAATGA
- a CDS encoding DUF1292 domain-containing protein gives MSEHQHQHGEDCGCGQDHEHDEHVFIVTDDEGQEREMVMVYTFESENNVYAVLLDRNDPEADGVIFRIEEENDEAFLVGIEDDAEWDRVTAIYEEIARTENENKEG, from the coding sequence ATGAGCGAGCATCAACATCAGCACGGCGAAGACTGCGGCTGCGGACAAGATCATGAACATGATGAGCATGTGTTCATCGTGACAGACGACGAAGGCCAAGAGCGTGAAATGGTCATGGTCTATACATTTGAATCGGAGAACAACGTATACGCGGTATTGCTGGATCGCAACGATCCGGAGGCTGACGGCGTTATCTTCCGTATTGAAGAAGAAAACGACGAAGCATTCCTCGTTGGTATCGAAGACGATGCAGAGTGGGATCGCGTAACGGCGATCTACGAAGAAATCGCGCGCACCGAGAACGAGAACAAAGAAGGTTAA
- a CDS encoding stalk domain-containing protein, with protein MKVRFKKVAILLAILSVFGGTLIFADSASQKVRVIVNGSELDDGGIIVDGKTYLPLRQMVNSLNALVDWDNQSKKATINKPNVHMILFQDKVIFGNVDKGNKYTFNVFSQIDNLKTDISAVKVSITDPYGTEKVIQSQNVSITKDNFWYRTEDIKYNFEYAGKYAVRFYLKTSPSDDWTVVSEKLITSQ; from the coding sequence ATGAAAGTCAGATTCAAAAAAGTAGCTATTCTGCTCGCTATATTGTCGGTATTCGGAGGTACGCTCATTTTCGCCGATTCAGCATCCCAGAAAGTACGTGTCATTGTAAACGGCAGTGAGCTGGATGACGGCGGCATTATTGTGGACGGCAAAACCTACTTGCCTCTTCGCCAGATGGTAAACAGCCTGAATGCGCTTGTTGACTGGGATAATCAGAGCAAGAAAGCGACAATTAACAAGCCTAATGTCCATATGATTCTGTTCCAGGATAAAGTGATCTTTGGCAATGTGGACAAAGGCAATAAATATACGTTTAATGTCTTCTCCCAAATCGACAACCTTAAGACGGACATCTCTGCTGTAAAAGTCTCGATAACGGACCCATATGGCACGGAGAAGGTCATTCAATCCCAGAATGTAAGCATTACGAAGGATAACTTCTGGTACCGGACGGAGGATATCAAATATAACTTCGAGTACGCAGGCAAATACGCGGTACGGTTCTATTTGAAGACATCGCCTTCGGATGACTGGACGGTTGTATCGGAGAAACTCATCACATCCCAGTAA